One region of Alosa alosa isolate M-15738 ecotype Scorff River chromosome 1, AALO_Geno_1.1, whole genome shotgun sequence genomic DNA includes:
- the frem3 gene encoding LOW QUALITY PROTEIN: FRAS1-related extracellular matrix protein 3 (The sequence of the model RefSeq protein was modified relative to this genomic sequence to represent the inferred CDS: substituted 2 bases at 2 genomic stop codons) gives MAGCLQRTRLSKAWAFALLVLFSVSCCLSTVQAEPSIPAYLFRHRSGPNADSILIANNGIRVPFGRSVYLDPVNDLVTEVQPGDRCHITVLDNDPLAQKPGILTPKKFPCSFGPEEVKYTHFGSRSPSKDRVKLQLRYDSHTDTVVVPFMLEVEVVFQQLEVLTRNMPLVVDRLNGQSNPIDKKGLEFAYEDEVTKCKVTTLIGAGGLPRYGKLSDNSINGQMVNCDEFVKKGIRYEHTATTNSPNRDYIPMLVEVQDNDGNTIQQEHFHIMVRIKEGSENTPPKPSFVAMMMMEIDQFVMTAITSDMLAAEDVETSADDLIFNITSLLGPQQGFIISTDDQNLPITTFYQRDIKDLKIAYKPPSEDSDVERIFQIEFEIVDTEGAVSDPFAFMIVVKPMNTMAPVATKNTGQLLFEGQSRPLSSDQNLEISDEDNLENVRITVVDGLKHGELTVLGSQRKFFTPADLDAGIVVYQHDGSDTYSDNIIFRMTDGSNEVEFLFPITIAPTDDEPPIINANTGIVLHKNEMMQISPFILSATDIDSEDSTIKFILEAPYSTVGELVLRQVEPPADPSTWKFSETDEMFEQVVTEWFQQDILDGKLFYRHTGPHSTTTVIDQLVFYVQDDNDPPNRSGKHTFIVKIQPVDDLPPELYPGTSLHMTVQEYELTPFKKKFLRYTDLDCDDRDLKYTIKKVPMDTDENNPVPLGNIVLTDSPDTAITVFTQAQINHHKVAYKPPDQELGITPKVLQFTFIVEDTASNSVDGLFTIFLQPVDNKPPMITNTGFTVAERGTYIITKNELDASDQDTELENIIFTVTQIPRYGHLQYLGIDMSKDETFMLEDIESGRLAYIHNGEESLSDVVKVDVSDGFHEVPIIIKITIKPVDDETPTIMLPAGLLGASINVLENGATEITSNVIQGHDEDTDDLMLTFIVEEPPRLGEILVNGALAERFTQQDIINGVVVYAHTSGEIGPYKVHDSFNLTISDMSDEWVVGGNQVQGVTVQVTILPLDSIPPIVIVGEQFFVVEGEKNTITVDHIQAEDVDTNNDDILCTIIVQPTSGYIENISPAPGSEKSRAGIAITAFTMKDLSLGHIHYVQSIHKGVEPVEDRFTFRCSDGINFSEQHFFPIVIVPANDEKPEIFVREFVVMEGMSLVIDTPILNAADSDIPGDELEFEIIKNPKHGTIVQQMSSGTVPVVKFSLEQIKEASNIVYEHDDSETKEDSFEIRLSDGKHTVEKKVPIIVIPVDDETPRMAINDGLEVEIGETKVISNRVLKATDLDSEDKELTYVIRYGPGQGYLQRITKHGDVIGNITIGKNFTQDEVDKRLIQYVHTGQEGVRDLMKFDVTDGINPLIDRYFYINIGSIDMVFPDVINKGVTLKEGGKVTLTTDLLSTTDINSPDEYLAFSITRAPSRGHLECTDLPGVPISTFTQLQLAGNKIYYIHSSDDEMKMDSFEFEVTDGYNPVFRTFRVSITDVDNKKPVLTVNKLAVEEGESKLITPFELTVEDRDTPDNLLRFVVTQVPVHGQLLYNGSQPVNTFTKQDLNENLITYKHDGTETNEDSFSFTVTDGTHTEFYLFPDTVYETRKPQTMTIEINTVDNGVPQIVVNKAAPTLRALHTGHLGFLITSKALKAEDRDSPRKLLRFSVAEPPQHGFIINTALGNDSIKTFSQADIDDMKICYVLLDGSNATSDIFYFTVEDNGGNKLKPQPFRLNWAWISLEREFYLVDEDAKFLEVTLKRRGYLGETSFVSIDTKDGTAEKDKDFRGKAQKQVQFNPGQTRATWRVKIFTDHEFETSETFEIQLSEPVMAVLEYPDTATVEIVDPGDESTVFIPQAEYHIEEDIGELLVPVRRTGDASQELMVICYTQQGSATGTIPSTVLSYSDYITRPEDHTSVLRFDKDEREKPCRIIIIDDSLYEEEESFNVSLSMPMGGLVGANFPSARVVILADHDDEPSLYFGEPEYAVDESAGFVEVRVWRTGTDLSKTATVTVRSRKSEPVSAEAGLDYIGISHNLDFFHSLKXHNAQFLQQRGKYSXSCQVFPLISPCLCFLSMLDTAGLDSVGVCVCVCVCVCVCAVPKVQFKEGEYRVDEADGVVRAMLYRSGDISLRSTVRCYTRQGSAQVMMDYEERPNTDASVITFLPGESEKPCIVNLMDDSIHEEDEEFRLVLGTPKSKSPYGAAVGEQKEALVTITDIKDKPIIRFSELKYSVREPQTPGEIAVVKVPVLRVGDTSKVSVVRVHTKDGSATSGEDYNPLSQDVEFKEGEREHVVEIQVLYDGKREIREAFTVHMKPDEYMVAETQMSKAIVYIEEMDSVADVTFPAVPQVVSLLTYDDTGRVKNHPHPPNGYPVVCVTACNPKSSDFDKTGSICTLESINDTLTQYRWLVSAPTGPDGVTSPMREVDTNTFFTNTKSITLDSIYFQAGSRVQCAARAYNIKGEAGLELSSPIISISQEEGMCQPRIPGTVGAEPFSAKIRYTGPDDPDYPNLIKLTVSMPHMDGMMPVISTRPLSNFELTLSPDGTRVGNHRCSNLLDFNEIQTGHGFITDSTKNPEIIGETSAYQYSLAMRSANSLRFYRNLNLEACLWEFNSYYDMSELLNTCGGSIGTDGQVLNLVQSYVTVRVPLFVSYVFHSPVAVGGWQHFDLQSELRLTFVYDTAILWQDGIGSPPEAELQGAMYPTSMRINDEGRLVVNFKSEARFRGQFVMSHPATSLTSMVMSADHPGLTFTISLVRTEPTYNQPMQQWSFVSDFAIRDYSGAYTVKLIPCSASPNGEFSIPPVCHPREPLTFDMDIRFQQVSDPVSAEFSLNTQMFLLSKKELWLSDGSMGFGEGSDSAFSEGSTIYGRVMVDPVQNLGESFSCSIEKVFLCTGADGYVPKYNPTNKEYGCLADAPSLLYRFKILDKAQPETQATAFGDVSFDAILAQDSSEALPLTRQAGSDGFTLSSSPLFQVAAGREWFIHTIYTLRSRENANRGIGKRSLEYHHAVSSSLAGQPVGRQRRSAPDPDALDIGIENSRGTNIQHIALDRSDRIRVSQRQPWALEPSAGHQEHPLVEGSLGREPDSDWALPVGVPTLLGVAGLLLLLCLLALLVALLVRRKRAERKKCPPYATSSSSAYRDTANGGYQGMASAWQRSDSSEV, from the exons CTTGTGCTATTTAGTGTCAGCTGCTGCCTTTCAACTGTGCAAGCAGAGCCATCCATACCAGCATACCTGTTCCGACACAGATCTGGACCTAATGCTGATTCGATTCTGATCGCAAACAATGGAATAAGAGTTCCCTTTGGACGCTCTGTCTATCTGGACCCTGTCAATGACCTGGTGACTGAAGTGCAGCCTGGAGATCGTTGTCACATCACTGTCCTGGACAATGACCCATTGGCACAGAAACCTGGAATTTTAACCCCCAAGAAATTCCCCTGCTCCTTTGGCCCTGAGGAGGTCAAGTACACACATTTTGGATCCAGGAGCCCCAGCAAAGATCGGGTGAAACTCCAGCTGAGGTATGACTCACACACGGACACAGTGGTCGTGCCTTTCAtgctggaggtggaggtggtgtttcAGCAGCTGGAGGTTCTGACCCGAAACATGCCCCTGGTTGTGGACAGACTGAATGGTCAGAGCAACCCAATTGATAAAAAAGGCCTGGAGTTTGCATATGAAGATGAAGTCACAAAATGCAAGGTGACAACACTGATTGGCGCAGGTGGACTTCCCAGGTATGGCAAACTTTCAGATAATTCTATTAATGGCCAAATGGTTAACTGTGATGAGTTTGTTAAGAAGGGCATTCGATACGAGCACACAGCTACAACCAACTCACCAAACAGAGACTACATCCCTATGTTAGTAGAGGTACAAGACAATGACGGCAACACCATTCAGCAGGAACACTTTCATATCATGGTTAGAATTAAAGAAGGATCTGAAAATACCCCACCAAAGCCCAGCTTTGTtgcaatgatgatgatggaaaTAGATCAGTTTGTGATGACTGCCATTACAAGTGACATGCTGGCTGCTGAGGATGTTGAAACAAGTGCAGATGATTTAATCTTTAACATCACTTCTCTCCTGGGCCCACAGCAGGGATTTATCATTAGTACAGACGACCAAAACCTGCCTATCACTACTTTCTATCAGAGAGACATTAAGGACCTGAAAATAGCCTACAAGCCTCCGTCTGAAGATTCAGATGTGGAAAGAATTTTTCAGATTGAATTTGAAATAGTGGACACTGAAGGCGCCGTGTCTGACCCATTCGCTTTCATGATTGTCGTTAAGCCCATGAACACAATGGCCCCCGTAGCAACTAAAAACACTGGCCAACTGCTGTTTGAGGGCCAATCCAGACCCCTGTCCAGCGACCAGAATTTAGAGATTAGTGATGAAGACAATTTAGAGAATGTGAGGATCACTGTTGTTGACGGTCTGAAACATGGAGAGCTGACTGTGCTGGGCTCCCAGCGCAAGTTCTTCACACCGGCTGATCTGGACGCAGGCATTGTTGTCTACCAGCACGATGGCAGCGACACATACAGTGACAACATTATTTTCAGAATGACTGATGGCAGCAACGAGGTCGAGTTTCTCTTCCCCATCACTATCGCCCCCACTGACGATGAGCCGCCAATTATTAATGCCAACACTGGCATCGTGCTGCATAAGAATGAGATGATGCAGATTTCACCCTTCATACTGAGCGCAACAGACATAGACTCTGAGGACTCCACCATTAAGTTCATACTGGAGGCTCCATACTCAACCGTTGGAGAGCTTGTCCTGAGACAGGTGGAGCCTCCTGCTGACCCGTCCACCTGGAAGTTCAGTGAGACAGACGAGATGTTTGAACAGGTTGTGACAGAGTGGTTTCAGCAGGACATTCTTGACGGAAAACTGTTCTACCGCCACACTGGACCTCATAGTACCACCACTGTGATAGATCAGTTAGTCTTCTATGTCCAGGATGACAACGACCCACCAAACAGATCAGGCAAACACACTTTCATTGTAAAAATTCAACCAGTTGATGACCTACCCCCAGAGCTTTACCCTGGAACCAGCCTTCATATGACTGTACAAGAATACGAGCTAACTCCTTTCAAAAAGAAGTTCCTGCGCTACACTGACCTTGACTGTGATGACAGAGATCTAAAATACACAATCAAAAAGGTCCCTATGGACACAGATGAAAATAACCCAGTGCCCTTAGGTAACATAGTCCTTACTGACAGTCCTGACACAGCTATCACAGTATTCACTCAAGCCCAGATCAATCACCACAAGGTGGCCTACAAGCCTCCAGACCAGGAGTTAGGCATCACCCCTAAAGTGCTTCAGTTCACATTCATTGTTGAGGACACAGCTAGTAATTCAGTTGATGGCCTTTTCACCATTTTCTTGCAGCCTGTGGACAACAAGCCTCCAATGATCACCAACACTGGCTTCACTGTGGCAGAGAGAGGCACCTACATCATCACCAAGAATGAGCTTGATGCTTCAGATCAGGACACAGAACTGGAGAATATCATTTTCACTGTGACCCAGATTCCTCGCTATGGGCATTTGCAGTACCTAGGAATAGATATGTCAAAAGATGAGACCTTTATGCTTGAGGACATTGAGAGCGGACGTCTGGCTTATATTCATAATGGTGAGGAATCACTCAGTGATGTCGTCAAAGTAGATGTGAGTGATGGCTTCCATGAAGTACCCATTATCATCAAAATCACCATCAAACCCGTTGATGATGAGACGCCCACCATCATGTTACCAGCTGGGCTCCTCGGAGCCTCCATTAACGTGTTGGAGAACGGGGCAACAGAGATCACCAGCAATGTCATCCAGGGCCATGATGAGGACACAGATGACCTGATGTTGACATTTATTGTGGAAGAACCACCCAGGCTGGGTGAGATCTTGGTGAATGGGGCGCTAGCAGAGCGTTTTACACAGCAAGACATCATCAATGGAGTTGTTGTGTATGCACACACCAGTGGTGAAATTGGGCCTTATAAGGTGCATGACTCTTTCAATCTCACTATATCCGATATGTCTGATGAGTGGGTGGTTGGAGGAAACCAGGTCCAAGGGGTCACAGTGCAGGTCACCATCCTACCTTTGGACAGCATCCCACCTATTGTGATTGTTGGGGAGCAGTTTTTTGTGGTGGAAGGGGAGAAGAACACCATCACTGTTGACCACATTCAGGCTGAGGATGTTGACACCAACAACGATGACATCTTATGCACTATAATTGTCCAGCCAACGTCAGGCTACATAGAGAACATCTCTCCAGCACCGGGCTCAGAGAAGTCAAGAGCAGGCATTGCAATCACTGCCTTCACTATGAAGGATCTCAGCCTAGGCCATATCCATTATGTCCAAAGCATCCACAAAGGCGTAGAGCCTGTGGAGGACAGATTCACATTCCGCTGTTCAGATGGTATCAATTTTTCCGAACAACACTTTTTCCCCATTGTAATTGTGCCCGCCAATGACGAAAAGCCTGAGATTTTTGTACGTGAGTTTGTGGTGATGGAGGGCATGAGCCTTGTGATTGACACACCCATCCTGAATGCAGCCGATAGCGATATCCCTGGGGATGAGCTTGAATTTGAGATCATCAAAAACCCCAAGCATGGTACCATTGTTCAGCAGATGAGCTCTGGAACAGTCCCAGTTGTCAAGTTTTCTCTCGAACAAATAAAGGAGGCCTCCAACATCGTCTATGAGCATGATGACTCTGAAACTAAAGAGGACAGCTTTGAAATCAGGCTCTCTGATGGAAAACATACGGTTGAGAAGAAGGTGCCCATTATAGTCATCCCTGTTGATGATGAGACACCCAGAATGGCCATTAACGATGGTCTGGAAGTTGAAATTGGAGAGACCAAAGTAATCAGCAACAGGGTCCTGAAGGCTACCGACCTTGACTCTGAAGATAAGGAACTCACCTATGTAATTCGCTATGGGCCTGGACAGGGCTATCTCCAGCGCATTACCAAACATGGAGATGTGATTGGCAACATAACAATAGGGAAGAACTTCACACAAGATGAGGTTGACAAACGACTGATCCAATATGTTCACACAGGCCAGGAAGGAGTCCGTGATCTCATGAAATTTGATGTGACAGATGGCATCAACCCCCTCATCGACCGATACTTCTACATAAACATCGGCAGCATCGACATGGTCTTCCCTGATGTCATCAACAAAGGTGTCACCCTCAAGGAGGGAGGCAAAGTGACCCTGACCACTGATCTTCTGAGCACCACTGACATTAACAGCCCAGATGAATACCTGGCCTTTAGTATTACTCGTGCCCCCAGCAGGGGCCACCTGGAGTGCACTGACCTCCCAGGTGTGCCCATCTCCACTTTCACACAGCTGCAGCTGGCAGGGAACAAAATCTACTACATCCACTCTTCTGATGACGAGATGAAGATGGACAGCTTTGAGTTTGAGGTGACAGACGGCTACAATCCTGTCTTCCGAACATTCAGAGTGTCTATCACTGATGTGGACAACAAGAAGCCAGTCCTGACTGTGAACAAGCTGGCGGTGGAGGAGGGCGAGTCCAAGTTGATCACACCTTTTGAGCTGACGGTGGAAGACCGTGACACACCTGACAATCTGCTTCGCTTTGTGGTCACTCAAGTCCCCGTTCACGGTCAGCTTCTGTATAACGGTAGCCAGCCTGTCAACACATTCACCAAACAGGACCTGAATGAAAACCTCATCACGTACAAACATGATGGAACGGAGACAAACGAGGACAGTTTCTCATTCACTGTTacagatggaacacacacagagttctaTCTGTTTCCTGACACAGTCTACGAGACTCGCAAGCCCCAGACTATGACCATTGAGATCAACACTGTTGATAACGGCGTGCCACAGATTGTGGTGAACAAGGCAGCGCCGACTCTTAGGGCACTGCACACAGGGCACCTGGGCTTCTTAATCACCAGCAAAGCCCTGAAGGCTGAGGACAGAGACAGCCCAAGGAAATTGCTCCGGTTCTCAGTGGCTGAACCTCCCCAGCATGGGTTCATCATCAACACCGCCCTGGGCAATGACAGCATCAAGACCTTTTCACAGG CTGACATTGATGACATGAAGATCTGTTATGTGCTGCTGGATGGTAGCAATGCCACAAGTGACATCTTCTACTTCACCGTCGAGGACAACG GGGGCAACAAGTTGAAGCCTCAGCCGTTTAGGCTCAACTGGGCTTGGATCTCCCTGGAGAGAGAGTTCTACCTTGTGGACGAGGATGCCAAGTTTCTGGAAGTGACCCTAAAGCGCAGAGGGTACCTGGGAGAAACCTCATTTGTCA GCATTGACACCAAGGATGGCACTGCAGAGAAGGACAAGGATTTCAGGGGCAAGGCCCAGAAGCAGGTCCAGTTTAACCCAGGTCAGACCCGGGCCACCTGGCGAGTCAAGATCTTCACAGACCACGAGTTTGAGACATCCGAGACCTTTGAGATCCAGCTGTCCGAGCCAGTGATGGCTGTGCTTGAGTACCCAGACACAGCCACCGTGGAGATAGTGGACCCTGGAGATG AGTCCACAGTGTTCATCCCCCAGGCGGAGTACCACATAGAGGAGGACATCGGAGAGCTGCTGGTCCCTGTGCGCCGGACTGGAGACGCCAGCCAGGAACTCATGGTGATCTGCTACACACAGCAAG GCAGTGCCACGGGCACCATTCCCAGCACGGTCCTGTCCTACTCCGACTACATCACTCGTCCTGAGGACCACACAAGTGTCTTGCGCTTCGACAAGGACGAACGTGAGAAGCCCTGTcgcatcatcatcatcgacGACTCCCTctatgaggaggaagagagctTCAATGTGTCACTGAGCATGCCCATGGGAGGCCTAGTGGGCGCCAACTTCCCCAGCGCCCGCGTGGTCATCCTGGCAGACCATGATGACG AGCCCTCCCTGTACTTTGGGGAGCCCGAGTATGCTGTGGATGAGAGTGCAGGGTTTGTTGAGGTGCGCGTCTGGAGGACAGGCACTGACCTCTCCAAAACGGCCACCGTGACTGTCCGCTCCCGCAAGAGTGAGCCCGTCTCTGCTGAGG CTGGCCTTGACTACATTGGCATCAGCCATAACCTGgactttttccacagtttgaaataacataatgcacaatttctccagcagagggggaaatatagctaatcctgccaagttttcCCTTTaatttctccctgtctctgttttctctcaatGCTGGACACAGCTGGCCTTgactctgtgggtgtgtgtgtgtgtgtgtgtgtgtgtgtgtgtgtgtgtgcagtgccaaAGGTGCAGTTTAAGGAGGGCGAGTACCGTGTGGATGAGGCTGACGGGGTGGTGCGGGCCATGCTGTACCGCAGTGGGGACATCAGCCTGCGCTCCACCGTGCGCTGCTACACCCGCCAGGGCTCGGCGCAGGTCATGATGGACTACGAGGAGAGACCCAACACGGACGCCTCGGTCATCACCTTCCTACCAG gtGAGAGTGAAAAGCCATGTATTGTGAACCTGATGGATGACTCCATccatgaggaggatgaggagttCCGTCTGGTGCTGGGGACGCCGAAGAGCAAGTCCCCTTACGGAGCAGCAGTGGGGGAGCAGAAGGAAGCACTGGTCACCATCACGGACATCAAAGACA aACCTATCATCAGATTCTCAGAGCTGAAGTACAGTGTGAGGGAGCCCCAGACGCCTGGGGAGATTGCTGTGGTAAAAGTCCCGGTGCTGCGTGTGGGTGACACGTCTAAAGTGTCTGTTGTCAGAGTCCACACTAAAGACGGCTCTGCCACCTCAGGAGAGGACTACAACCCACTCTCACAGG ACGTGGAGTTTAAGGAGGGAGAACGGGAGCATGTGGTGGAGATTCAGGTTCTGTACGATGGAAAGAGGGAGATTCGAGAGGCCTTTACTGTCCACATGAAACCTGATGAGTACATGGTAGCTGAGACACAG ATGAGCAAAGCTATTGTTTACATTGAGGAGATGGACAGTGTTGCAGACGTCACCTTCCCAGCTGTGCCGCAGGTGGTCTCCCTGCTGACCTATGATGACACAGGACGTGTCAAAAATCACCCACATCCCCCCAATGGATATCCTGTTGTCTGCGTCACG GCCTGCAACCCCAAATCCTCTGACTTTGATAAGACAGGCTCCATCTGCACACTGGAGAGCATCAACGATACCCTGACCCAGTACCGCTGGCTCGTGAGCGCCCCCACGGGGCCAGATGGGGTGACCAGCCCCATGCGTGAGGTGGACACAAACACCTTCTTCACCAACACCAAGTCCATCACGCTGGACTCCATCTACTTCCAGGCTGGGTCGCGGGTGCAGTGCGCAGCGCGGGCCTACAACATCAAGGGAGAAGCCGGCCTGGAGCTCAGCTCCCCCATCATCTCCATCAGCCAAGAGGAGG GTATGTGCCAGCCACGTATCCCTGGCACTGTGGGTGCTGAACCATTTTCTGCCAAGATCCGTTACACAGGACCAGACGACCCTGACTACCCAAACCTGATCAAACTGACTGTTAGCATGCCGCACATGGATG GCATGATGCCGGTCATCTCCACGCGGCCCCTCTCCAACTTCGAGCTGACGCTGAGCCCTGACGGAACCCGTGTGGGGAACCACCGCTGCTCCAACTTGCTGGACTTCAATGAGATCCAGACTGGCCACGGCTTCATCACTGACTCCACCAAGAACCCCGAGATCATCGGCGAGACGTCGGCGTACCAATACAGCCTGGCGATGCGCAGCGCCAACTCGCTGCGTTTCTACCGCAACCTCAACCTGGAAGCCTGTCTGTGGGAGTTCAACAGCTACTATGACATGTCCGAGCTGCTCAACACCTGCGGCGGCTCCATTGGCACAGACGGACAG GTTCTAAACCTGGTGCAGTCCTATGTGACGGTGCGGGTTCCCCTTTTCGTCTCCTACGTGTTCCATTCTCCTGTGGCTGTGGGTGGATGGCAGCACTTTGACCTGCAGTCTGAGCTCCGCCTCACCTTCGTCTATGACACAGCTATTCTGTGGCAGGACGGCATTGGTAGCCCACCTGAGGCAGAGCTGCAAG GAGCCATGTACCCCACCAGCATGCGTATCAACGACGAGGGCCGCCTGGTGGTCAACTTTAAGAGTGAGGCTCGATTCAGGGGCCAGTTTGTTATGTCACACCCAG CGACCTCTCTGACGTCCATGGTGATGTCTGCTGACCACCCTGGTCTGACCTTCACCATCTCTCTGGTGCGCACGGAGCCCACTTACAACCAGCCCATGCAGCAGTGGAGCTTTGTGTCCGACTTCGCT ATCAGAGATTATTCAGGCGCGTACACGGTGAAGCTGATCCCCTGCAGTGCCTCCCCCAatggagagttcagcatcccccCCGTCTGCCACCCCAGAGAGCCCCTCACTTTCGACATGGACATCCGCTTCCAGCAG GTGAGTGACCCAGTGTCAGCAGAGTTCAGTTTGAACACCCAGATGTTCCTGCTGTCCAAAAAAGAGCTTTGGTTGTCTGATGGATCTATGGGCTTCGGAGAAGGAAGTGACTCAGCATTTTCTGAAG GTTCTACCATCTATGGCCGTGTGATGGTGGACCCTGTGCAGAACCTGGGTGAGTCCTTCTCCTGCAGCATTGAGAAGGTCTTCCTCTGCACTGGTGCGGATGGGTACGTGCCCAAGTACAACCCCACCAATAAGGAGTACGGATGCCTCGCTGATGCCCCTTCTCTGCTCTACCGCTTTAAGATCCTG gaCAAAGCCCAGCCTGAGACCCAGGCAACTGCCTTCGGAGACGTTTCATTTGATGCCATTCTGGCTCAGGACTCTTCAGAAGCGTTGCCTCTGACGAGACAGGCTGGCTCTGATGGcttcaccctctcctcctccccactcTTCCAG GTGGCCGCTGGCCGGGAGTGGTTCATCCATACTATCTACACCCTTCGCTCCCGTGAAAACGCCAACCGCGGCATTGGCAAGCGCAGCTTGGAGTACCACCACGCCGTCTCCTCGAGCCTCGCGGGCCAGCCCGTGGGTCGCCAGCGCCGCTCCGCTCCTGACCCCGACGCTCTGGACATCGGCATCGAGAACAGTCGAGGCACCAACATCCAGCACATCGCGCTGGACCGCTCCGACCGCATCCGCGTGAGCCAGAGGCAGCCCTGGGCGCTGGAGCCGAGCGCGGGCCACCAGGAGCACCCTCTGGTGGAGGGCAGTTTGGGGCGCGAGCCCGACTCGGACTGGGCTCTGCCCGTGGGCGTGCCCACGCTGCTGGGCGTGgcggggctgctgctgctgctgtgcctgCTGGCCCTGCTGGTGGCGCTGCTGGTGCGGCGGAAGCGGGCGGAGAGGAAGAAGTGCCCGCCGTACGCCACCTCGTCCAGCTCGGCGTACCGCGACACTGCCAACGGCGGCTACCAAGGCATGGCC